A window of the Lactuca sativa cultivar Salinas chromosome 7, Lsat_Salinas_v11, whole genome shotgun sequence genome harbors these coding sequences:
- the LOC111884232 gene encoding uncharacterized protein LOC111884232, which translates to MEGIEHRTLRVNGIDMHIAEKGEGPTILFLHGFPELWYTWRHQIQALAALGYHCVAPDLRGYGNTDAPPSPTSYTCLHVVGDLVALIESLGGEPVYLVAHDWGAMIGWYLCMFRPDKVKAYACMSVPYRPRNPKMKPVETMRAFFGEDYYMCRFQESGVIEAEIKSYETGELLKKILTDRKPGPPCLPKSDPFQLKGLNAPLPLPTWLSEEDLKYNVEKFNQTGFTGAFNYYRALDLNWELTAAWSGVQVNVPVIYVVGDEDMVYTTPGLKEYVHGGGFKKDVPLLEEVVVMEGVGHFLNQEKPQESTDIIYDFIKKF; encoded by the exons ATGGAGGGCATCGAACACAGAACACTGAGGGTAAATGGAATCGACATGCATATTGCAGAAAAGGGCGAAGGCCCAACAATCCTCTTCCTTCATGGCTTCCCGGAGCTCTGGTACACATGGCGCCACCAGATCCAAGCGTTGGCCGCCCTAGGCTACCACTGCGTCGCCCCTGACCTCCGTGGATACGGCAACACTGATGCTCCACCGTCTCCAACCAGCTATACCTGTCTCCATGTGGTGGGTGACCTGGTGGCTCTCATAGAATCGCTGGGTGGAGAACCGGTGTACCTGGTGGCGCATGACTGGGGTGCAATGATCGGGTGGTACCTGTGCATGTTTAGGCCTGACAAGGTTAAGGCGTATGCCTGCATGTCTGTTCCATACCGACCTCGAAATCCCAAGATGAAGCCCGTTGAAACCATGAGAGCTTTCTTTGGTGAAGATTACTACATGTGCAGGTttcag GAATCTGGAGTAATCGAAGCAGAGATAAAAAGCTATGAAACAGGGGAATTGCTTAAGAAAATTCTAACTGATAGGAAACCAGGACCACCTTGTTTGCCTAAATCGGATCCATTTCAACTCAAAGGATTGAATGCTCCTCTGCCATTACCAACTTGGTTATCTGAAGAGGACCTTAAGTATAACGTTGAAAAATTTAACCAAACGGGCTTCACAGGAGCCTTTAACTATTACCGTGCTTTGGATCT GAATTGGGAGCTTACTGCAGCATGGAGTGGAGTACAAGTGAATGTACCAGTGATATACGTAGTAGGGGATGAAGATATGGTGTACACAACACCAGGGTTAAAAGAGTACGTTCATGGTGGTGGATTCAAGAAAGACGTGCCATTGCTCGAAGAAGTTGTGGTAATGGAAGGCGTGGGTCACTTTCTGAACCAGGAAAAGCCTCAGGAATCTACTGACATCATTTATGATTTCATTAAGAAGTTCTAA